In a single window of the Myxococcus stipitatus genome:
- a CDS encoding UDP-glucose dehydrogenase family protein: MRIAIIGTGYVGLVAGTCFADSGNDVTCVDIDERKIRMLQAGEVPIYEPGLEELIKKNVREKRLFFTRDLAEAVSAAQVVFIAVGTPEGETGDADLQYVLAAAEQIGKAMKQYTVVVDKSTVPVGTADKVREAIRKVTSIEFDVVSNPEFLKEGAALDDFLKPDRVVIGVDSERARQVMGDLYAPFVRTENPVLFMDTRSAELTKYAANAMLATRISFMNDIAALCEKVGADVDFVRKGLGSDRRIGYPFLFPGVGYGGSCFPKDVKALGATAREFGLELDLLRAVERTNERQKKLLVNKATRHFGGSLEGKKFGVWGLAFKPKTDDMREAPSIDVIEGLIGKGAQVIAHDPVATHTARRVFGDRIRYASVPYEALEGVDALFVVTEWNEFRRPDFERMKSLMKAPVIFDGRNVFDPARMRELGFTYYGIGRK, translated from the coding sequence ATGCGTATTGCCATCATCGGAACCGGCTACGTCGGCCTCGTCGCGGGCACGTGCTTCGCGGACTCGGGCAACGACGTGACGTGCGTGGATATCGACGAGCGGAAGATCCGCATGCTCCAGGCGGGCGAGGTGCCCATCTACGAGCCCGGTCTCGAGGAGCTCATCAAGAAGAACGTGCGCGAGAAGCGCCTGTTCTTCACGCGCGACCTGGCCGAGGCCGTCTCCGCCGCGCAGGTGGTCTTCATCGCCGTGGGCACGCCCGAGGGCGAGACGGGCGACGCCGACCTCCAGTACGTGCTGGCCGCCGCCGAGCAGATCGGCAAGGCGATGAAGCAGTACACCGTCGTCGTCGACAAGAGCACCGTGCCGGTGGGCACCGCGGACAAGGTGCGCGAGGCCATCCGCAAGGTGACGAGCATCGAGTTCGACGTTGTCTCCAACCCGGAGTTCCTCAAGGAGGGCGCCGCGCTCGACGACTTCCTCAAGCCCGACCGCGTCGTCATCGGCGTGGACTCCGAGCGCGCCCGCCAGGTGATGGGCGACCTGTACGCCCCCTTCGTGCGCACCGAGAACCCGGTGCTGTTCATGGACACGCGCTCGGCGGAGCTGACCAAGTACGCGGCCAACGCGATGCTCGCCACGCGCATCTCGTTCATGAACGACATCGCCGCGCTCTGCGAGAAGGTGGGCGCGGACGTGGACTTCGTGCGCAAGGGTCTGGGGTCGGACCGCCGCATCGGCTACCCGTTCCTCTTCCCCGGCGTGGGCTACGGCGGCTCCTGCTTCCCCAAGGACGTGAAGGCGCTGGGCGCCACCGCGCGTGAGTTCGGCCTGGAGCTGGACCTGCTGCGCGCCGTGGAGCGCACCAACGAGCGGCAGAAGAAGCTGCTGGTGAACAAGGCGACCAGGCACTTCGGCGGCTCGCTGGAGGGCAAGAAGTTCGGCGTGTGGGGCCTGGCCTTCAAGCCGAAGACGGACGACATGCGCGAGGCGCCCTCCATCGACGTCATCGAGGGCCTCATCGGCAAGGGCGCGCAGGTCATCGCCCACGACCCGGTGGCCACGCACACCGCGCGCCGCGTCTTCGGCGACCGCATCCGCTACGCCAGCGTGCCCTACGAGGCGCTGGAGGGCGTGGACGCGCTCTTCGTCGTCACCGAGTGGAACGAGTTCCGCCGCCCGGACTTCGAGCGCATGAAGTCGCTGATGAAGGCCCCTGTCATCTTCGACGGCCGCAACGTGTTCGACCCGGCGCGCATGCGCGAGCTGGGCTTCACGTACTACGGCATCGGGCGGAAGTGA